In one window of Romboutsia hominis DNA:
- the trxA gene encoding thioredoxin, whose protein sequence is MGKIINSTNFEQEVNDGVVVVDFFATWCGPCKMLAPIFEQLSVEMKDDAKFVKVDIDKSLEIARKYMISSVPTMMIFKDGKPVDTMVGFMQKESIKSKVESHI, encoded by the coding sequence ATGGGAAAAATAATTAATAGCACTAATTTTGAACAAGAAGTAAATGATGGAGTTGTAGTGGTTGATTTCTTCGCTACTTGGTGTGGACCTTGTAAAATGCTAGCTCCTATATTTGAGCAACTTAGCGTTGAAATGAAAGATGACGCTAAATTTGTTAAGGTAGACATAGATAAAAGTCTTGAAATAGCTAGAAAATATATGATATCTAGTGTTCCTACAATGATGATTTTTAAAGATGGAAAGCCTGTAGATACTATGGTTGGATTTATGCAAAAGGAATCTATAAAGAGCAAAGTAGAATCACATATATAA
- a CDS encoding ligand-binding sensor domain-containing protein, translating into MTYIKKLNIFKVLVVLIMILSINTIKIFAQTSLKFRNITIEQGLSQGTIEDLYQDSKGYIWIGTQDGLNRYNGYEFKQYRHNEKSKNSIVSNNIIKIKEDKENNIWVGTIDGVSKISKNGKIKNYKQGSKNGNISDDNVCDILVTSDGKVLVGTTNGLNIYNEDKDRFERILSKESDLTDQFIYCLDEDKNKNIWIGTSDGLNKINTKNKNIDKIYLTKDKKPNEKDTIYGLYMDKEGYVWIGTMKNGLLKIDINTNKIKLHKVSKQNKELDFVKNILKDSEGNIWVCTDDGLLELSEDGNHEELYKNKPYDSHSLISNSTRCIMQDKNGLIWVGTYTGISIFDPKNRVTQYQSDPYDKNSLSSSVIHGIYEDKDGLIWVGTRSEGANIINRKKGIIRQIEKGILTDDRIRYITGKDDDIWIGTNSGLNRINKKTKKIKYYTLDNGLLDNYIRTIYIDGEYVFVATRGGVNVINSKTNEISNINDLLERYKIPKDYISCIYKDREGIYWLGTSTEGGLISINSKTKKVKIYNKKDGLSTNEIRNVVEDNKKNLWIATNYGLNKLNKETGKIIHFTEQEGLPNNTIYGVVLDYENNPWMSTNNGISKFDVKNNKFINLNVTDGLQGNEFNANACFKNSKGEILFGGINGLNIINPKNLVTSKDISRVMIDDISVNGVVFEEGKNLNFKSDENTIEIKFFLPDYKNTQRIQYVYKLEGSKDSWHTIKDNKVTYTNLSPGDYKFVVKAINNDGVMSEKTSINFKINPPWWRSKEAIVIYALIIIAIIVHNQRKMKRLDKLVGERTEELREEMEKNKVLFDKVIELEKNKNNYFINLSHELRTPLNLIRSTEQLITGLNNRGKQISSEKIEYYMSILRKNSNRLLRLINNIIDTSKIENGNYILNINEHDIVYLVEESALSLSNLANDKGIELIVDPYIEEKTILCDSYDIDRCIVNLVNNAIKFTDEGGKVEVIIKEVGTNVQIEISDTGVGIEEKYHHSIFNRFNQVIDEYGESKQGSGLGLTITKHIINLHKGEIYVESDLGKGTKFTIILPENMYKNN; encoded by the coding sequence ATGACATATATAAAGAAGTTAAATATTTTTAAAGTGTTAGTAGTATTAATAATGATATTATCTATAAATACTATTAAAATATTTGCTCAAACAAGTCTGAAATTTAGGAACATAACGATTGAGCAGGGATTGTCGCAAGGTACTATAGAAGATTTGTATCAAGATAGCAAGGGATACATATGGATAGGAACTCAAGATGGTTTAAATAGGTATAATGGATATGAGTTTAAACAATATAGACATAATGAAAAATCTAAAAACTCAATAGTAAGTAATAATATTATAAAGATAAAGGAAGATAAGGAAAATAATATATGGGTAGGAACTATAGATGGAGTAAGTAAGATTTCTAAAAATGGAAAGATAAAAAACTACAAACAAGGTAGTAAAAATGGGAATATTTCTGATGACAATGTTTGTGATATACTAGTAACTTCTGATGGAAAAGTTTTAGTTGGTACTACAAATGGACTAAATATATACAATGAGGACAAGGATAGATTTGAAAGAATATTATCGAAAGAATCTGATTTAACAGATCAATTTATTTATTGCTTAGATGAAGATAAGAATAAAAATATATGGATAGGGACTAGTGATGGATTAAATAAAATAAATACAAAAAATAAAAATATAGATAAGATATATCTGACAAAGGATAAGAAACCTAATGAAAAAGATACAATATATGGACTTTATATGGATAAAGAAGGATATGTATGGATAGGAACTATGAAAAATGGTTTATTAAAAATAGATATTAATACAAATAAGATAAAGTTGCATAAAGTAAGTAAACAAAATAAAGAATTAGACTTTGTAAAAAATATATTAAAGGATAGTGAAGGAAATATATGGGTATGTACTGATGATGGATTATTAGAGCTATCTGAGGATGGAAATCATGAAGAATTGTATAAAAATAAACCTTATGATAGTCATAGTTTAATTAGCAATAGTACAAGGTGTATTATGCAAGATAAAAATGGTTTAATTTGGGTAGGTACATACACAGGTATAAGCATATTTGATCCTAAAAATAGAGTGACTCAGTATCAAAGTGATCCTTATGACAAAAACTCTTTGAGTAGCAGTGTAATTCATGGAATATATGAAGATAAAGACGGCTTAATTTGGGTAGGTACAAGATCTGAAGGCGCAAATATAATTAATAGAAAAAAAGGCATAATAAGGCAAATAGAAAAAGGAATATTAACTGATGATAGAATTAGATATATAACAGGTAAAGATGATGATATATGGATTGGAACAAATAGTGGATTAAATAGGATAAATAAAAAAACAAAGAAAATAAAGTATTACACTTTAGATAATGGATTATTAGATAATTATATAAGAACCATTTATATCGATGGAGAATATGTATTTGTAGCCACAAGGGGTGGAGTTAATGTAATTAATTCTAAAACCAATGAAATAAGTAATATAAATGATTTGCTAGAAAGATATAAAATTCCTAAAGACTATATATCTTGTATTTATAAAGATAGGGAAGGTATTTATTGGTTAGGTACATCCACTGAAGGCGGTTTAATAAGCATAAATTCTAAAACTAAAAAAGTAAAAATATACAACAAAAAAGATGGATTAAGCACTAATGAAATAAGGAATGTAGTTGAAGATAATAAAAAGAATTTATGGATAGCCACTAATTATGGTTTAAATAAATTAAACAAAGAGACTGGAAAAATAATACATTTTACAGAACAAGAAGGCTTGCCTAATAATACGATATATGGTGTAGTTCTTGATTATGAAAATAATCCTTGGATGAGTACAAATAATGGGATTTCTAAATTCGATGTAAAAAATAATAAATTTATAAATTTAAATGTTACAGATGGACTTCAAGGTAATGAGTTTAATGCTAATGCTTGCTTTAAAAACTCTAAAGGAGAGATCTTATTTGGAGGGATTAATGGATTAAATATAATTAATCCAAAAAATTTAGTAACATCAAAAGATATATCTAGAGTAATGATTGATGATATATCAGTTAATGGAGTTGTGTTTGAAGAGGGAAAAAATTTAAACTTTAAAAGTGATGAAAATACTATAGAGATAAAATTCTTCTTACCAGATTATAAAAATACTCAAAGAATACAATATGTATATAAGTTAGAAGGGAGTAAGGATAGTTGGCATACCATAAAGGATAATAAAGTAACATATACAAATTTAAGTCCAGGAGATTATAAGTTTGTGGTAAAAGCTATAAATAATGATGGTGTAATGAGCGAAAAAACTAGTATAAACTTTAAGATAAATCCACCATGGTGGAGAAGTAAAGAAGCAATAGTTATTTATGCACTTATTATAATAGCCATTATTGTCCACAATCAAAGAAAAATGAAAAGGCTAGACAAATTAGTAGGAGAAAGAACAGAAGAACTACGAGAAGAGATGGAAAAAAATAAAGTTCTTTTTGATAAGGTTATTGAACTTGAAAAAAATAAAAATAATTATTTTATAAACTTATCTCATGAATTAAGAACACCATTAAATCTTATACGTAGCACAGAGCAGCTAATAACAGGGCTTAATAATCGTGGAAAGCAAATATCAAGTGAAAAAATAGAATATTATATGAGTATTTTAAGAAAAAATTCAAATCGATTATTAAGGCTTATTAATAATATTATTGATACATCAAAAATAGAAAATGGGAACTATATACTTAATATAAACGAGCATGATATAGTCTACTTAGTAGAGGAAAGTGCATTAAGCTTGAGCAATTTAGCTAATGATAAGGGAATTGAATTGATAGTAGACCCTTATATAGAAGAAAAAACAATACTATGTGATTCATATGATATTGATAGATGTATAGTAAACTTAGTAAATAATGCTATAAAGTTTACAGATGAAGGTGGAAAGGTAGAAGTTATAATTAAAGAAGTTGGAACAAACGTACAGATAGAAATATCTGATACAGGAGTAGGAATAGAAGAAAAATATCATCATTCTATATTTAATAGATTTAACCAAGTGATAGATGAATATGGTGAATCAAAACAAGGTAGTGGACTAGGTCTTACTATAACAAAACATATTATCAATTTACATAAAGGTGAAATATATGTAGAAAGTGACTTAGGGAAAGGAACTAAATTTACAATAATATTACCAGAAAATATGTACAAAAATAACTAG
- a CDS encoding class I SAM-dependent methyltransferase encodes MEELIKSIDEITKDEVIKVVISNKKNKDIKYNKINIVLKEKNNKEYYQIEKYTDKQVFHENIEKDELNTKLLEYIGDNYKQLAAWTISKTFDLKVSKKGKIFLGKKNSDNSNMVNKSHNKEKNYILKEGMIIQPLIDLGVFTKEGKVVKSKYDKYKQINRFIEIIDDEIKKNNYKELTILDFGCGKSYLTFVLYYYFVEIKKIDVKMIGLDLKADVIKKCNDIAKKYNYDNLSFELGDINGYRFTDKVDMVITLHACDTATDYALYNAIKWNTKMIFSVPCCQHEFNSQMKSDEFSLLTKYGIIQERMAALMTDAVRANLLESIGYKTQLLEFIDIAHSPKNILIRAAKGKVSKEKREKALNEVNNLISEFNFKPTLYKLLKDDKLI; translated from the coding sequence ATGGAAGAACTAATAAAATCAATTGATGAAATAACTAAAGATGAAGTTATTAAAGTAGTTATAAGTAATAAAAAAAATAAAGATATAAAATACAATAAAATAAATATAGTTTTAAAAGAAAAAAACAATAAAGAATACTATCAAATAGAAAAGTATACGGATAAACAAGTTTTTCATGAGAATATAGAAAAAGATGAGCTAAATACTAAATTATTAGAGTATATAGGCGATAACTATAAACAATTAGCAGCATGGACTATATCTAAAACTTTTGATCTAAAAGTATCTAAAAAAGGTAAAATATTTTTAGGAAAAAAAAATAGTGATAACTCAAATATGGTAAACAAGAGCCATAATAAAGAGAAAAACTATATATTAAAAGAAGGAATGATAATACAACCACTTATAGACTTAGGAGTATTTACTAAGGAAGGGAAGGTTGTTAAATCAAAATATGATAAATATAAGCAAATAAATAGATTTATAGAGATTATTGATGATGAAATTAAGAAGAATAACTATAAAGAACTTACTATATTAGACTTTGGATGTGGAAAATCTTATTTAACATTTGTCTTATATTATTATTTTGTAGAGATAAAAAAAATAGATGTAAAAATGATAGGTCTAGATTTAAAAGCTGATGTCATTAAAAAGTGTAATGATATAGCTAAAAAGTACAATTATGATAATTTAAGCTTTGAATTAGGAGATATAAATGGATATAGATTTACAGATAAGGTAGATATGGTAATAACACTTCATGCATGTGATACGGCTACTGATTATGCTCTATATAATGCTATAAAGTGGAATACAAAGATGATATTCTCAGTTCCTTGTTGTCAACACGAGTTTAATAGTCAAATGAAGTCAGATGAATTTTCTCTACTTACAAAGTATGGGATAATCCAAGAAAGAATGGCTGCACTTATGACAGATGCTGTAAGAGCAAATTTACTTGAAAGTATAGGGTATAAAACTCAATTACTAGAATTTATAGATATAGCCCACTCACCTAAGAATATATTAATAAGAGCGGCTAAGGGAAAAGTGTCTAAAGAGAAGAGAGAAAAAGCATTAAATGAAGTAAATAATTTAATAAGTGAATTTAACTTTAAGCCGACATTATACAAACTTTTAAAAGATGATAAATTAATATAA
- a CDS encoding C-GCAxxG-C-C family (seleno)protein, with translation MIRPSEYHSQGYTCAEALIKAYNEEHNTDIPVALGSGMGVGMTVGSICGAVNAGIVVIGFIKGRENNTEANIARKYSNKLMKKVREKYNSEICVDLKKNKVGCDEIINFTYDAINELLAEEM, from the coding sequence ATGATAAGACCATCAGAATACCATAGTCAAGGGTATACTTGTGCAGAAGCATTAATAAAAGCATATAACGAAGAACATAATACAGACATACCTGTTGCACTAGGTAGTGGTATGGGAGTTGGCATGACAGTAGGAAGTATATGTGGTGCTGTAAATGCAGGTATAGTAGTTATAGGATTTATAAAAGGAAGAGAAAATAATACAGAGGCTAATATAGCTAGAAAATATTCAAATAAGTTGATGAAAAAAGTTAGAGAAAAATATAATTCTGAAATATGTGTAGACTTAAAGAAAAATAAAGTTGGATGTGATGAAATAATAAACTTTACTTATGATGCTATAAATGAGCTACTTGCGGAGGAAATGTAA